In Hymenobacter aquaticus, a single window of DNA contains:
- a CDS encoding OmpA family protein produces MRKLLFVCAAAGSAAMLSSCATTGSISKADKRFARGEYETAIELYKADVAKGKNVAMANFRLAESYRLSNRIEQAEGYYKAALDGGVKNPDAAFYYGLALKANGKFDEAATQFDAYTQNGTNRTLAARAEMEAKNSRLGTQIVAMQTNNEVMPLDQLNTPSAEFSATMMPTTKELVFASGREGKKYAGNGEGFNDLFAIKFDDEAKMTGGTVRKLEPAFNTEDMHEASATYSPDGKMVVFARSNNGSKKGYLSVDLWASFFKNGVWEEPKLININDRTADDFSPVFSPDGQTLYFASGRKGGSGGNDLYKATLGANGRFTPAENLGPEINTPGNENFPAVAPDGTLYFSSDGHPGLGKLDIFMVKKGKVENLGAPINSNSDDFAPFFTGKDMGVFASNRSGGKGSDDLYMFRKKPLKLVTFYADGTLVERNDKTGETQPVANETVALFDSKGQKLQEVTSGADGKFTIKLDSAAASYSVIADRAGYFTARNGVSTVGRKPSQEELPNEMNDIKVPVTLTLTKIVKNKAIVVDNIFYDYDKWDIRTDAATELDKLVQTLNDNPKITIELSSHTDSRGKDAYNQTLSQKRAQSAVDYIISKGIDKSRITAKGYGEAKPVIKDAKTEEDYQRNRRTEFKVTKISE; encoded by the coding sequence ATGAGGAAATTACTGTTTGTGTGCGCCGCAGCGGGTTCGGCCGCAATGCTGAGCAGTTGTGCTACGACGGGTAGCATCAGCAAAGCCGATAAGCGTTTTGCCCGCGGTGAATACGAAACTGCAATTGAGCTGTACAAAGCGGACGTAGCCAAAGGCAAGAACGTTGCTATGGCCAACTTCCGCTTGGCGGAGTCGTACCGCCTCTCGAACCGTATCGAGCAGGCCGAGGGCTACTACAAAGCGGCGTTGGATGGGGGTGTGAAAAATCCGGATGCAGCCTTTTATTACGGGCTGGCCCTGAAAGCCAACGGCAAGTTCGATGAGGCGGCTACCCAGTTTGATGCTTACACCCAGAACGGTACCAACCGCACGCTGGCGGCCCGGGCCGAAATGGAAGCCAAAAACTCCCGCCTCGGCACCCAGATTGTGGCTATGCAAACCAACAACGAGGTGATGCCCCTGGATCAGTTGAACACGCCCTCGGCCGAGTTCAGCGCCACCATGATGCCGACTACCAAGGAGCTGGTGTTTGCCTCGGGCCGGGAAGGGAAGAAGTACGCCGGCAACGGGGAGGGCTTCAACGACCTGTTCGCCATCAAATTTGACGACGAGGCCAAGATGACCGGCGGCACGGTGCGCAAGCTCGAGCCGGCCTTCAATACCGAAGACATGCACGAGGCCAGCGCCACCTACTCGCCCGATGGCAAGATGGTCGTGTTTGCCCGCTCCAACAACGGCTCGAAGAAGGGCTACCTCAGCGTCGATTTGTGGGCCTCGTTCTTCAAGAACGGCGTGTGGGAAGAGCCCAAGCTGATTAACATCAACGACCGGACCGCCGACGACTTCTCGCCGGTATTCTCGCCCGACGGGCAGACGCTGTATTTCGCTTCGGGCCGCAAAGGTGGCTCGGGCGGCAACGACCTGTATAAGGCCACCCTGGGCGCTAATGGCCGCTTCACGCCGGCCGAAAACCTGGGTCCGGAAATCAACACGCCCGGTAACGAAAACTTCCCGGCCGTAGCCCCCGACGGCACGCTGTACTTCTCCTCCGACGGGCATCCCGGCCTGGGCAAGCTCGACATCTTCATGGTGAAAAAGGGCAAGGTGGAAAACCTGGGTGCCCCGATCAATAGCAACAGCGACGACTTCGCGCCCTTCTTCACGGGCAAGGACATGGGCGTGTTTGCCTCCAACCGCTCGGGCGGCAAGGGCAGCGACGACCTCTACATGTTCCGCAAAAAGCCGCTGAAGCTCGTCACCTTCTACGCCGACGGCACCCTGGTCGAGCGCAACGACAAAACCGGCGAGACGCAGCCCGTTGCCAACGAAACCGTGGCCCTGTTCGACAGCAAAGGCCAGAAGCTGCAAGAGGTGACGTCGGGAGCTGATGGCAAGTTCACCATCAAGCTCGACTCGGCCGCGGCCAGCTACTCGGTTATTGCCGACCGCGCCGGCTACTTCACGGCCCGCAACGGCGTGAGCACCGTGGGCCGCAAGCCCAGCCAGGAGGAACTGCCCAACGAGATGAACGACATCAAGGTGCCCGTTACCCTGACCCTGACCAAAATCGTGAAGAACAAGGCCATCGTGGTCGACAACATCTTTTACGACTACGACAAGTGGGATATCCGGACCGATGCCGCCACCGAGCTGGATAAGCTGGTGCAGACGCTGAACGACAACCCCAAAATCACGATTGAGCTGAGCTCGCACACCGACTCGCGCGGTAAGGATGCCTACAACCAGACCCTATCGCAGAAACGCGCGCAGTCGGCTGTGGACTATATCATCTCGAAAGGCATCGACAAGAGCCGTATTACGGCCAAAGGCTACGGCGAAGCCAAGCCGGTTATTAAGGATGCCAAGACTGAGGAGGATTACCAGCGTAACCGCCGCACCGAGTTCAAGGTGACCAAGATTTCGGAATAA
- a CDS encoding DUF4293 domain-containing protein, whose protein sequence is MIQRIQSVFLFLLALAMISVVFLPIWSKLDPASGQELVLTATKLTYAHADAGMSVPTSTYAIAALALLSAVVALFEIFQYRNRFLQLKLGMLNLLLIAATLGACFYYSGVGEKMLNIKMPGTYEAGFYLPTVALLLNLLANRFIRRDEQLVRSMDRLR, encoded by the coding sequence ATGATACAAAGAATTCAAAGCGTGTTTCTCTTCCTGCTGGCCCTGGCCATGATCAGCGTGGTGTTCCTGCCCATCTGGAGCAAACTCGACCCCGCCAGCGGCCAGGAGCTGGTGCTCACCGCCACCAAGCTGACCTATGCCCACGCCGACGCGGGCATGTCGGTTCCGACCAGCACCTACGCCATTGCGGCCCTGGCTTTGCTGTCGGCCGTGGTAGCCCTGTTCGAAATCTTCCAGTACCGCAACCGGTTTCTGCAGCTCAAGCTGGGCATGCTCAACCTGCTGCTGATTGCCGCCACGCTGGGCGCCTGCTTCTACTACTCGGGCGTCGGCGAAAAAATGCTCAACATCAAAATGCCCGGCACCTACGAAGCGGGTTTCTACCTGCCCACCGTAGCCCTGCTGCTGAACCTGCTGGCCAACCGCTTCATCCGCCGCGACGAGCAGCTCGTGCGCTCCATGGACCGTCTGCGCTAA
- a CDS encoding thiolase family protein, which produces MPTAYIVDAVRTPIAKFAGALSSVRPDDLAAHVLRELLRRNPSVDKAAVEDVIMGAANQAGEDNRNVARMAGLLAGLPITVPGVTVNRLCASGLQSIMDASRAIMSGEGDIYLAGGSESMTRAPFVMAKSETAFGRELTAHDTTLGWRFINQKLSKMHHPYAMGETAEIVARKYGITRQEQDEFAFNSQRKYQRALEKGRFRREIVPVFVPNPKGDTALFDTDEPPRLSSMEKLASIRPAFQPVDGTVTAGNSAGINDGAAAVLVVSEEALKRYNLKPMARVVCSAVAGVDPSVMGVGPVPATKKVLQRAGLTINDLDLIELNEAFAAQSIACVRDLELDMDKVNVNGGSIAIGHPLGASGARITATLLHEMQRREGARYGLVTMCVGVGQGAATIFEKL; this is translated from the coding sequence ATGCCAACTGCTTATATCGTGGACGCCGTCCGCACCCCGATTGCCAAATTTGCCGGTGCCCTCAGCAGCGTACGTCCCGACGACCTGGCCGCGCACGTGCTGCGCGAGCTGTTACGCCGTAATCCATCCGTGGATAAGGCGGCTGTAGAAGACGTAATAATGGGTGCCGCCAACCAGGCCGGCGAAGACAACCGCAACGTGGCCCGCATGGCGGGCCTGCTGGCGGGCCTGCCCATCACCGTACCCGGTGTGACCGTGAACCGCCTCTGCGCCTCGGGTTTGCAGAGCATCATGGATGCCTCGCGGGCCATTATGAGCGGCGAGGGGGATATTTACCTGGCCGGCGGCTCGGAAAGCATGACCCGGGCGCCGTTCGTGATGGCCAAGTCGGAAACGGCTTTCGGGCGCGAGCTGACGGCCCACGACACCACGCTGGGCTGGCGCTTCATCAACCAGAAGCTCTCCAAGATGCACCACCCCTATGCTATGGGTGAGACGGCCGAAATCGTGGCCCGCAAGTATGGCATCACGCGGCAGGAGCAGGATGAGTTTGCCTTCAACTCGCAGCGCAAGTACCAGCGCGCCCTGGAGAAGGGTCGTTTCCGCCGCGAAATCGTGCCGGTATTCGTGCCCAACCCCAAGGGCGACACGGCTCTGTTCGACACCGATGAGCCCCCGCGTTTGTCGTCGATGGAGAAGCTGGCCAGCATCCGGCCCGCCTTTCAGCCCGTGGACGGCACCGTAACGGCCGGCAACTCGGCCGGTATCAACGACGGGGCGGCGGCCGTGCTGGTGGTGAGTGAAGAAGCCCTGAAGCGCTACAACCTCAAGCCCATGGCCCGGGTGGTGTGCTCGGCCGTGGCCGGCGTCGATCCGTCGGTGATGGGCGTGGGGCCCGTGCCCGCCACCAAGAAGGTGCTGCAGCGCGCCGGCCTGACCATCAACGACCTGGATTTGATTGAGCTCAACGAAGCCTTTGCCGCCCAGAGCATTGCCTGTGTGCGCGACCTGGAGCTGGACATGGACAAGGTGAACGTAAACGGCGGCTCCATTGCCATCGGCCACCCGCTGGGGGCCAGCGGGGCCCGCATTACGGCTACGCTGCTGCACGAGATGCAGCGCCGCGAAGGAGCCCGCTACGGCCTCGTGACCATGTGCGTGGGCGTGGGGCAGGGAGCGGCTACTATTTTCGAGAAACTCTAA
- a CDS encoding DUF4476 domain-containing protein, with protein MKKALLLCFGLLVLLAADLKAAPANVNFASERGIPFQLVFDGRALTRGGAREVHIDRLVPGYHWAEFLIPTPYGRPINYRTRVFLDPGLETSYVLITRQGYPPVLRKVAAVPLRGPRGGHYGGGGYDPRYDDRGGRNDGYYDDSYGSNGPGNYNNGGNGGYNNGGNGGYNNGDYNNYPPNGGQYPGGAVSSYRQMRAQDVDALVNSVRSKSFDSSRLSVAKQALEQSVIQADDLTRLLGTLDFENSKVELAKFAYPHVADQQNFYRVYDSFQFESSIREVQEAAKR; from the coding sequence ATGAAAAAGGCGCTACTTCTCTGCTTCGGCCTGCTCGTGTTGCTGGCCGCCGACCTCAAGGCCGCTCCGGCCAACGTGAACTTTGCCTCGGAGCGCGGCATTCCGTTTCAGCTCGTATTTGATGGCCGCGCCCTGACCCGAGGCGGGGCCCGCGAAGTGCACATCGACCGGCTGGTGCCCGGCTACCACTGGGCCGAATTTTTGATTCCGACTCCCTACGGCCGTCCCATCAACTACCGCACCCGCGTATTCCTGGACCCCGGCCTGGAAACGAGCTACGTGCTGATAACGCGGCAGGGCTACCCACCGGTGCTGCGCAAAGTAGCGGCCGTACCGCTGCGCGGCCCCCGGGGTGGGCATTACGGCGGCGGCGGCTACGACCCGCGCTACGATGACCGCGGCGGCCGCAACGACGGATACTACGACGACTCCTATGGCAGCAATGGCCCGGGAAACTACAACAACGGTGGTAACGGCGGCTATAACAATGGCGGCAATGGTGGCTATAACAACGGCGACTACAACAACTACCCGCCCAATGGTGGCCAGTACCCCGGCGGGGCCGTGAGCAGCTACCGGCAGATGCGCGCCCAGGATGTGGATGCGTTGGTCAACAGCGTGCGGAGCAAAAGCTTCGACAGCAGCCGGCTGAGCGTGGCCAAGCAGGCCCTGGAGCAATCCGTCATTCAGGCCGACGACCTGACGCGCCTGCTCGGCACCCTGGATTTTGAGAACTCCAAAGTGGAGCTGGCCAAATTTGCTTACCCGCACGTGGCCGATCAGCAGAACTTCTACCGCGTGTACGACTCGTTTCAGTTTGAGTCCAGCATTCGGGAAGTACAGGAGGCCGCCAAGCGCTGA